One stretch of Anas acuta chromosome W, bAnaAcu1.1, whole genome shotgun sequence DNA includes these proteins:
- the LIPG gene encoding endothelial lipase, protein MSSLLLLFLTFLLLSTGLTAEGGPHRDRGGDGGGRGGRGSPLSPPLSPPMSPTVSPTPVSPRVRFSLHSASEAEGCPLALGQEGSLRECGFNATAKSFFIIHGWTMSGMFETWLGSLVAALQEREKEANVVVVDWLSLAHQLYTDAVNNTQVVGRSIARLLDWLQENPLFKLENVHLIGYSLGAHVAGFAGNHVHGTIGRITGLDPAGPMFEGVDPSKRLSPDDASFVDVLHTYTRETLGVSIGIQMPVGHVDIYPNGGDFQPGCGLSDVLGAIAYGTLGEVVKCEHERSVHLFVDSLVNQDKQSFAFQCTDSSRFKKGICLSCRKNRCSGIGYNARRTRNKRNSKMYLKTRADMPFKVYHYQMKMHVFSYKNLAEADPTFSVTLHGTNGDSEPLSLEMLDQIGLNATNTFLVYTEEDMGELLKIKLTWEGTSQSWYDLWKELKSYWYRPAKAAQELHIRRIRVKSGETQQRFAFCVEDFQLTRISPGKELWFVKCADDWKKRPVSNSL, encoded by the exons ATgagcagcctcctcctcctcttcctcaccttcctcctcctcagcaccGGCCTCACTGCTGAGGGGGGACCCCACAGGGACCGAGGCGGGGACGGGGGAGgacgaggagggagggggtcGCCCCTATCGCCGCCCCTATCGCCACCCATGTCGCCGACAGTATCGCCGACCCCTGTGTCGCCACGGGTGAGGTTCAGCCTCCACTCGGCCTCCGAGGCCGAAGGCTGCCCGCTggccctggggcaggaggggagcctGCGGGAGTGCGGCTTCAACGCCACCGCCAAGAGCTTCTTCATCATCCACGGCTGGACG ATGAGCGGCATGTTCGAGACGTGGCTGGGCAGCCTGGTGGCCGCCTTGCAGGAGCGGGAGAAGGAGGCCAACGTGGTGGTGGTGGACTGGCTCTCGCTGGCCCACCAGCTCTACACGGACGCGGTGAACAACACGCAGGTGGTGGGGAGAAGCATAGCCCGGCTGCTCGACTGGTTACAG GAAAATCCTCTTTTTAAGCTTGAGAACGTCCACCTGATCGGGTACAGCCTGGGCGCCCACGTCGCTGGCTTCGCTGGCAACCACGTCCACGGGACGATCGGCAGAATTACAG GCTTGGATCCAGCCGGCCCCATGTTTGAAGGAGTGGACCCCAGCAAGCGCCTCTCCCCTGACGATGCCAGCTTCGTGGACGTCCTGCACACCTACACGAGGGAGACGCTGGGGGTGAGCATTGGGATCCAGATGCCTGTGGGCCACGTTGACATCTACCCCAACGGGGGAGACTTCCAGCCCGGCTGCGGATTAAGCGATGTCTTAGGAGCGATTGCCTACGGGA CACTTGGTGAAGTGGTTAAATGTGAGCACGAGCGGTCTGTGCACCTGTTTGTGGACTCCCTCGTGAACCAAGATAAACAAAGCTTCGCGTTTCAATGTACTGATTCCAGTCGCTTCAAGAAGGGAATCTGCCTGAGCTGCCGGAAGAACCGCTGCAGCGGCATCGGCTACAACGCCAGGAGAACGCGGAACAAAAGGAACAGCAAGATGTACTTAAAAACAAGAGCTGACATGCCCTTCAAAG TCTACCATTACCAGATGAAAATGCACGTCTTCAGCTACAAAAACTTGGCAGAGGCTGACCCCACGTTCTCTGTCACCCTGCATGGCACCAACGGAGACTCCGAGCCCCTCTCCTTGGAGAT GCTGGATCAAATCGGCCTCAATGCTACCAACACCTTCCTGGTCTATACTGAAGAGGACATGGGGGAGCTGTTAAAAATCAAGCTCACCTGGGAGGGCACGTCGCAGTCCTGGTACGATCTGTGGAAGGAGCTGAAGAGTTACTGGTATCGGCCCGCCAAGGCTGCCCAGGAACTGCACATCAGGCGGATACGCGTGAAATCGGGGGAAACGCAGCAGAG GTTTGCTTTCTGTGTAGAGGACTTCCAGCTGACCCGCATATCTCCTGGCAAAGAGCTCTGGTTTGTCAAGTGCGCAGACGACTGGAAAAAAAG GCCTGTCTCAAACTCGCTCTGA
- the RPL17 gene encoding large ribosomal subunit protein uL22 — protein sequence MVRYSLDPENPTKSCKSRGSNLRVHFKNTRETAQAIKGMHIRKATKYLKDVTLKKQCVPFRRYNGGVGRCAQAKQWGWTQGRWPKKSAEFLLHMLKNAESNAELKGLDVDSLVIEHIQVNKAPKMRRRTYRAHGRINPYMSSPCHIEMILTEKEQIVPKPEEEVAQKKKISQKKLKKQKLMARE from the exons ATGGTCCGCTACTCGCTGGATCCGGAGAACCCCACGAAAT CATGCAAGTCCCGGGGCTCCAACCTGCGGGTGCACTTCAAG aaCACTCGTGAGACTGCCCAGGCCATCAAGGGCATGCACATCCGCAAGGCCACCAAGTACCTGAAGGACGTGACCCTGAAGAAGCAGTGCGTTCCCTTCCGGCGCTACAACGGAGGCGTTGGTAGATGCGCCCAG GCCAAGCAGTGGGGCTGGACGCAGGGCCGCTGGCCCAAGAAAAGCGCGGAGTTCTTGCTGCACATGCTGAAAAACGCGGAGAGCAACGCTGAGCTCAAG GGGCTGGACGTGGATTCGCTGGTGATCGAGCACATCCAGGTGAACAAGGCCCCCAAAATGCGCCGGCGCACCTACCGAGCCCACGGGCGGATCAACCCCTACATGAGCTCCCCCTGCCACATCGAGATGATCCTCACCGAGAAGGAGCAGATCGTCCCCAAGCCCGAAGAAGAAGTGGCtcagaagaaaaag ATCTCgcagaagaagctgaagaagcagaagctgATGGCCCGGGAGTAG
- the CWH18orf32 gene encoding UPF0729 protein C18orf32 homolog, producing MVCIPCIVIPVLLWVYKKFLEPYIYPVIAPFIKRVWPKKAVQETTATKRGQGGSAGNPRAPSASERDKEDESGVHRFESNGVANGVAAKRATELPDKKTD from the exons ATGGTGTGCATTCCCTGTATCGTCATTCCCGTTCTTCTCTGGGTCTACAAGAAGTTCCTGGAGCCGTACATCTATCCTGTCATCGCACCTTTCATTAAGCGCGTGTGGCCCAAGAAAGCCGTGCAGGAAACGACAGCCACAAAACGAGGGCAAGGAGGCAGCGCTGGAAACCCCCGGGCACCTTCAGCCAGCGAAAGGGATAAGGAGGATGAGTCTGGAGTTCACAGA TTTGAAAGCAACGGGGTTGCGAATGGAGTTGCTGCAAAGAGAGCCACAGAACTTCCTGACAAGAAGACAGATTAA